CGATTCCGAACCCAGCTTCACGCCAAAGAAAATCGAAGCCGGAGACCAGGCCGCGCGCCTTCAAATTCAACGACACGTTGTGGGCGAAGTAAGCGATGGCGGAGGCGACGCAGAACAGTGCTGCAGCTTGCGCCAGCACCGCCGCTGCCGTCTGGCGCCGGTATGGCGTCCGACGCTTCGCGTCCGAGCGTTGGGCGCTCGCCTCCAACGTCGCTTCAATCACAGCCATTCTAATGCTCTACTGATGGCTGCCATCAGTCTCAGCGCATCGGCGGCGCATAGATGAGTCCGCCATTCTTCCAGAGTTCATTTTGACCGCGCGCAAGTTTGATGCGGCTGTCCGCGCCAAGATTGCGATTATAAATCTCGCCATAGTTGCCGGCCGCGGAGATAACCTTGACGGCCCAGTCGTTGGCGAGTCCCAATTTGGAGCCGAATTCACCTGTTTTCCCAAGAAGTCTTTGCACCTCAGGATTGTCAGAACCGGATGCCTGTTCGATGACGTTCGCTCTCGTGACGCCAAACTCTTCGGCGATGACGAGGGCGTAGAAGGTCCAGGCGACGATGTCGCGAAAGCGCGCGTCATCCTGGCGCACGACCGGTCCAGTCGGTTCTTTTGAGACGACGTCCGGCAGAATGACGTAGTCATCGGGTTTGGGAAGGGCCGAGCGATTCGCCGCCAGGCCGCCCCGTTCGTTGGAGTAGGCGTCGCAACGATTGGCTTCCAGATTGGCGATATTCTGCTCCCGGCCGCTGGCGACGATCGGGATATATTTGAGCTTGTGGGCGCGGAAGAAGTCCGCGAGATTCAACTCGGTCGTCGAGCCTCCGGTGACGCAGATCGAGGCTCCATCGAGGTCCTTGGCGGCTTTCACGCCGAGCGATTTGCGCACCATGAAGCCTTGGCCGTCATGCAAATAGACGACTGGCCAATCAAATCTCAGCTCTACGTCGCGAGTGAAGGTCCATGTCGCTGTCCGCGCCAGGAGATCGACGCTGCCGGAGGTCAACGCCGCAAAAGCGTTCTTGAATTCAAGCGGCGCAAATTTGACGCGATCGGGATTGCCGAGAATCGCTGCGGCGAGAGCGCGGCAATAATCCACTTCCAGCCCTGCCCAGGCGCCCTTGTCGTCAAGCGTGCTGAGTCCCGGCGATCCGCCGGTGCTGGTTCCGCAAATCAGGTCTCCGCGCGATTTGATCGCGCCGACCGTATCTGTCTGGGCGACGCCGGGGCTCGCCCACGCCAGGATCGCGCAAAGCCCCAGCAACGCGGATTTCGACGTGGTGCTCATGCTGGATCCCCCTTTGTGTTTGTGATGAACGGTCCAATCATGGAGCCGGTTGGACCAGTCGATTGGTTGCTTTGCCAATCTCCTCAAACCCCGCGGAGCGCTGCGAAGGCGCGCTCCAAGTCGATGATAAGATCTCCAGCGTCTTCGAGACCGGCATGGAAGCGCAGAAGAAATCCGCGCTCCGTCCATGGCCGCGCCGTGCGCGCTTTTTGCGGATAGCCCGGGACGATCAGGCTCTCAAACCCACCCCAGCTCGAACCGATCTTGAACAGGCGGCAACGCTCGATCATGCAAGCGATAGCGTCGCGTGAATCGGATCGCAGCAGCACGCCAAACAATCCCGAAGCTCCCTTGAAGTCGCGGCGCCAGATTTCGTGGCCGGGATCGTCCGGAAGAGAGGGATGCAGAACCCGCGCGACTTCGGGGCGGCCCTCCAGCCAACGCGCGAGCGCCAAGCCGTTGGCCTGATGGCGCTCCATGCGCACCGCCAGCGATCGCATGCCGCGCAACACCAGATAGCAATCGTCAGGCGCGGCGTTGCTGCCGAAGCGGCCGGCGATATCCTTTATGGCCTTGAAGAGTGCTTCGTCCCTGGTCGTGACGGCTCCGAGCAGCACATCGGAATGGCCGGACAGATATTTTGTGGCTGGCTGAATCGAAACATCCACGCCTAGCTGCAACGGTTTGCAATAGAGCGGCGACGCCCAGGAATTGTCGATGAGGGTGACGATCCCGCGCCGACGGGCGATCGAAGCGATGGCCGGAACGTCCTGAACCTCGAAAGTCAGCGAACCCGGCGATTCCATATAGATCGCCCGCGTATTCGGTCGGATGAGCGCTTCTACGCCCGCTCCGATTGTCGGATCGTAGTAACTCGTCTCGACGCCGAATTTGGCGAGCGTCGTGTCGCAGAATGTGCGCGTGTTCTGATAGGCGCTGTCAGCGACAAGCACATGATCGCCGCGTTGCAGAATAGCCGTGAGGGCGAGCGCGATGGCTGCGGTGCCCGAGCCCGTCAAAACGGTCCTCGATCCGCCCTCCAGTTCAGCGATTGCAGCGGACAGCGCGTGCGCTGTGGACGTGCCGTAAAGGCCGTAGCTGACGCCATCGTAAAAGAGTTCCTTGCGACGATCATACGCCTCCATCGTATCGAATATGATGGTCGACGCGCGCATGATCGGCGGGTTGACGGCGCCCTGCTGATGTCGCGGGTCCCGGCCGGCGTGAATCAGTAAGGTGTCGTCCCGCAGAGCTTCGCGCGTCGGGCTTCCGATCGAGATCGCTGCGGTCACTCAAAGTCTCCAAAGCAGCCGGCCCTAGTCGCTCGATTGACGAGAGCCGGCTCATTCACACGTCATCGCGGACATCGCTCAAGCTAGTTCCCCGGCCCATGCTAAACCATGGCCGGGAACTGGCTAATCGATCCGTTTTTGTTATGATCTGCCGATGAACCTGCGGGACATCGATATATTTCACGCCATCATGACGGCGGGGGGCGCAGGCAGCGCCGCCGAACTGCTCGGCATTTCCCAACCCGCGGTAAGCAGGTCGCTCGCCCATCTCGAGCGTGAACTGGGATTCAAGCTGTTCGATCGCGTGAAGGGGCGGCTCGTCCCGACGCGGGAAGGCCTGCTGTTCCACGCGGATGTGCGCGCCAGCTTCGTTGGGCTTGATCGATTGAAGCAGCGCGCCGCGCAAATTCGCGAAGTCGGCGCCGGCACGCTTAACGTCGCGAGTCTATCGGCGCTCGGGCACGGACTCGTGCCTCGGGCGATTGCGGCGTTTGCGCTACGACATCCGAATGTGCGGGTGGGCTACGAGGTTCGGACGTCCAATGTGGTGCGCGATCTCGTTGCTTCCGGCCGTGCGGACATCGGTCTCGCCGCCGATCAGATCGATACAGGCGGCGTGCTCCACACGGTTTTTGCGACGCCGCGTGCGGTTTGCGTGATGCCGGCGCGTCACCGTTTGGCGAGTCGGGAAATTGTGCGGCCTGTCGATCTGGCCAATGAACCGCTCATTGCTCTTTCACCTGAAGATACGGTTCGTCAGGCCATGGATCGGCTGCTCGCCGAACACCGGATCACCCCGCAAATTGCGGTCGAGACGCCATACGGCGTCACAATCGCGATCCTTGCGTCGCTCGGCATGGGCGTTGGCCTTGTCAATCCCCTTGCAATCGCCGACCGCGCGACCCGCGGCATCGTCACGCGGCCGTTCGAGCCGGCGCTCCATTTCCGCGCTCTCCTTCTAAGACCGCCGGATGGCGTCAATTCCAACATCGTCGACGACTTCGTGAAAGCTCTGTTTGCGGCGCGCAACAGCCTCGGTCGGCCGGCGAAATAGATTCCAGGACGCTTCGGGTTAACATCAGGCTGGAGCCGCGCCGCTCCGATTGCAAGCGTCGACTCTCGACGAGCGGCTTCCCCTGGCTCCTCTTGATCTTTGTCAACCCGCTGCTCTGCGGACGTCGCAATACATTTATCAACGCGCGACGGTTGACGCGGATGTCGCCGCTCTCCGATCCACCAAACGAAGGCGGTTGCTGTCTGCTGGCGGCAAATTGGCGGCGACTTTACGCCGCCCGACGCCACCACCGTCTCGCCACAGGCGGCCGGTATGCTTTCGTTCGGCATCCGCAGCATGCGGCTTTCATTGTCATGATGACGGGCTTCCTGCTGCAGCGACCGACGCGCTTACGCTTGCCATACGCCCGGTGCTGATTTGGGTCTATGTGCGGCTCGCCAAGCGCGAGGAAGCAGCGGCGCGATCCGGGTTCGCCGCCGCATGGCGCGGAGGTCGTGACTCGACGAGAAGCGCGGTTCGTGGAGAATTTTATCTTGGCTGACGGCGACGCAAACGCGCACCACCATCATCATCACGAGCGCAACGCTCTCGTCGAACCACAAAGCGCGTCCGGTTCAATCTACACCTGTCCGATGCATCCCCAGATCCGGCGGGCAGGTCCGGGCTTCTGCCCGATCTGCGGCATGGCCCTCGAGCCTGAAGTGACGACCGTCGAGACAGGCCCCAGCGACGAACTCGTGGACATGACGCGGCGGCTCTGGATCGCCCTCGTCTTGTCGCTGCCTGTTCTCGCGCTCGAGATGGGAAGTCATCTCATCGACCTCCATATGCTGCTCGAACCGCAGTTCTCCAACTGGATTCAGCTTACTCTCGCCACTCCGGTGGTTCTATGGACGGGTTGGCCGTTTTTTGCGCGCGCCGGGGCTTCGCTCGTCAACCGCAGTCTCAACATGTTCACGCTGATCGCCATGGGAACCGGCGTCGCCTGGGCCTACAGCGTTGTGGCGACTGCCTTCCCAGGCGTCTTTCCGGCGAATATGCGTGCCGCTGACGGGTCGGTTGCGGTCTATTTCGAAGCCGCTGCAGTCATCACCGTACTGGTTCTGCTCGGCCAGGTGCTCGAGTTGCGCGCGCGAGAACAGACAGGCGGCGCCATTCGGGCCTTGCTTGATCTTGCGCCCAAGACGGCGCGGCGCGTTCGCAATGACGGCTCGGACGAAGAAGTCGCCCTGGATGCGATCACGGCCGGCGATCGGCTCCGCGTTCGGCCAGGCGAAAAAGTGCCGGTCGACGGCGAACTGCTTGAAGGACGCAGCTCCGTCGATGAATCCATGATCACAGGCGAGGCCATGCCGGTGACCAAGCAGGTCGGCGCAAGGCTGATCGGCGGCGCCCTCAACCAAAGCGGCGGCTTCGTTATGCGGGCGGACAAAGTCGGTCGAGACACGGTGCTGTCCCGGATCGTCCACATGGTGGCGGAGGCGCAGCGATCGCGCGCGCCGATCCAGCGGCTTGCGGATCAGGTTTCGGGCTGGTTCGTGCCTGTGGTCATTGCAATCGCGGTCGCGGCCTTCGCAGCCTGGAGCGCGTGGGGGCCGGAGCCGCGATTGTCCCACGGTCTTGTCGCCGCGGTCGCAGTTTTGATCATCGCATGCCCCTGCGCGCTTGGGCTTGCAACGCCGATGTCGATCATGGTCGGCGTCGGTCGCGGCGCTCGGCTCGGCGTGCTCATCAAGAACGCCGATGCGCTGGAGCGCTTCGAGAAAATCGACACGCTTGTCGTCGACAAGACAGGCACGCTGACCGAAGGCAAACCGAAAGTTACGGCGATCAAGGCCGTGGACGGCGTTGTGGACAATGAATTGCTCCGGCTCGCGGCCAGTCTGGAACGGGCCAGCGAGCATCCGCTGGCGATGGCGATCGTCACTGCCGCGAAGGAGAGAAACATACCGCTTGGCGAGGCGGAGGATTTCGATAGCCCCGTCGGTAAAGGGGTGGTTGGCGCCGTTGATGGACGAAAACTCGTCATCGGAAGCCATCAGATCATGTCTGAGGCGAAGATCGACTTCGAAATATTCACCGCTGAAGCCGAGACGCTCCGCCGGGAAGGCGCGACCGTGATCTATGTCGCCATCGACGGAAAGATCGCGGGCCTCATCGCCATTGCGGACCCTATCAAACCAACGACGCCGGCCGCAGTCGACGCCCTGCGAAGATCGGGCGTGCGCATCGTCATGCTGACAGGCGACAATCGCACGACGGCTGAAGCCGTGGCGCGCAAGCTGGGCATCGATGAGGTGGAGGCCGAAGTCCTTCCAGAGGAAAAGGGAAAAGTCATCACCCGTTTACGCCGGGAAGGGCGCATCGTCGCCATGGCCGGCGATGGCGTCAACGATGCTCCTGCGCTTGCGGCTTCGGATGTTGGCGTCGCCATGGGGGGCGGCACTGATGTCGCAATCGAGAGCGCTGGAGTGACCCTGCTGAAAGGGGACTTGGGAGGTATCGCGCGAGCGCGCCAGCTCAGCCGCGCGACCATGAGCAACATCCGCCAAAACCTGTTTTTCGCCTTCATTTACAACGCTGCAGGCGTCCCGATCGCGGCTGGAGTTCTCTACCCCTGGTTCGGCGTGCTGTTGTCGCCCGTCATCGCCGCCGCGGCGATGGCGCTATCGTCGGTCAGCGTGGTCGGCAATTCGCTCAGATTGCGCCGCGCGTCATTGGAGCAATAGTGTGGATGATCGAGAAGCGTGACCATTTTAGTTTCTTTGTCTTAGGCGGAGACCTCTACCGCGCCCTGACGAAAATCGCCGGCCACCCGCATGTCCGGACGTTGATCGTATCGGCGAAAGCTCAGCTTGATCGCTTCCACTATCTCTCGCTGGAGCAACAGGCTGGCTGCGCGTGATCTTTGCGCAGCATGAAGAACTTGTCGCGCGCGTCATCACCGGAGATTCGCAAGGCGCGGCGTCCGTCATGGCGAGGCGCCTTCGCATAGCGTTTGCGGCGATCGACCGCATCGAATTCGAGCAATCCGAGATCGTCGCCCCCGTCGACCTGGCCGACGCTGAACTCCGGCAGATTCAGGCACGCATCCTTTGCGCTCCTGGACGCGTCGATGAAGGCCTCGAT
This sequence is a window from Terrirubrum flagellatum. Protein-coding genes within it:
- the metC gene encoding cystathionine beta-lyase → MTAAISIGSPTREALRDDTLLIHAGRDPRHQQGAVNPPIMRASTIIFDTMEAYDRRKELFYDGVSYGLYGTSTAHALSAAIAELEGGSRTVLTGSGTAAIALALTAILQRGDHVLVADSAYQNTRTFCDTTLAKFGVETSYYDPTIGAGVEALIRPNTRAIYMESPGSLTFEVQDVPAIASIARRRGIVTLIDNSWASPLYCKPLQLGVDVSIQPATKYLSGHSDVLLGAVTTRDEALFKAIKDIAGRFGSNAAPDDCYLVLRGMRSLAVRMERHQANGLALARWLEGRPEVARVLHPSLPDDPGHEIWRRDFKGASGLFGVLLRSDSRDAIACMIERCRLFKIGSSWGGFESLIVPGYPQKARTARPWTERGFLLRFHAGLEDAGDLIIDLERAFAALRGV
- a CDS encoding copper-translocating P-type ATPase; protein product: MADGDANAHHHHHHERNALVEPQSASGSIYTCPMHPQIRRAGPGFCPICGMALEPEVTTVETGPSDELVDMTRRLWIALVLSLPVLALEMGSHLIDLHMLLEPQFSNWIQLTLATPVVLWTGWPFFARAGASLVNRSLNMFTLIAMGTGVAWAYSVVATAFPGVFPANMRAADGSVAVYFEAAAVITVLVLLGQVLELRAREQTGGAIRALLDLAPKTARRVRNDGSDEEVALDAITAGDRLRVRPGEKVPVDGELLEGRSSVDESMITGEAMPVTKQVGARLIGGALNQSGGFVMRADKVGRDTVLSRIVHMVAEAQRSRAPIQRLADQVSGWFVPVVIAIAVAAFAAWSAWGPEPRLSHGLVAAVAVLIIACPCALGLATPMSIMVGVGRGARLGVLIKNADALERFEKIDTLVVDKTGTLTEGKPKVTAIKAVDGVVDNELLRLAASLERASEHPLAMAIVTAAKERNIPLGEAEDFDSPVGKGVVGAVDGRKLVIGSHQIMSEAKIDFEIFTAEAETLRREGATVIYVAIDGKIAGLIAIADPIKPTTPAAVDALRRSGVRIVMLTGDNRTTAEAVARKLGIDEVEAEVLPEEKGKVITRLRREGRIVAMAGDGVNDAPALAASDVGVAMGGGTDVAIESAGVTLLKGDLGGIARARQLSRATMSNIRQNLFFAFIYNAAGVPIAAGVLYPWFGVLLSPVIAAAAMALSSVSVVGNSLRLRRASLEQ
- a CDS encoding LysR substrate-binding domain-containing protein, coding for MNLRDIDIFHAIMTAGGAGSAAELLGISQPAVSRSLAHLERELGFKLFDRVKGRLVPTREGLLFHADVRASFVGLDRLKQRAAQIREVGAGTLNVASLSALGHGLVPRAIAAFALRHPNVRVGYEVRTSNVVRDLVASGRADIGLAADQIDTGGVLHTVFATPRAVCVMPARHRLASREIVRPVDLANEPLIALSPEDTVRQAMDRLLAEHRITPQIAVETPYGVTIAILASLGMGVGLVNPLAIADRATRGIVTRPFEPALHFRALLLRPPDGVNSNIVDDFVKALFAARNSLGRPAK
- a CDS encoding amino acid ABC transporter substrate-binding protein produces the protein MSTTSKSALLGLCAILAWASPGVAQTDTVGAIKSRGDLICGTSTGGSPGLSTLDDKGAWAGLEVDYCRALAAAILGNPDRVKFAPLEFKNAFAALTSGSVDLLARTATWTFTRDVELRFDWPVVYLHDGQGFMVRKSLGVKAAKDLDGASICVTGGSTTELNLADFFRAHKLKYIPIVASGREQNIANLEANRCDAYSNERGGLAANRSALPKPDDYVILPDVVSKEPTGPVVRQDDARFRDIVAWTFYALVIAEEFGVTRANVIEQASGSDNPEVQRLLGKTGEFGSKLGLANDWAVKVISAAGNYGEIYNRNLGADSRIKLARGQNELWKNGGLIYAPPMR